A genomic window from Neorickettsia sennetsu str. Miyayama includes:
- a CDS encoding HesB/IscA family protein, with product MNLNGPPIAVSALAFQKFVELIDERKRKGKPTLGIRIKLLSKGCGGNEYGMEYVEEAEQCDEMLELAQPPMGKVSLFVDPKTMLRIIGTKIDYEETKFKSGFVFKNPREKGRCGCGKSFYY from the coding sequence ATGAACTTAAATGGACCACCCATCGCAGTGAGCGCTTTGGCATTTCAGAAGTTTGTTGAACTGATCGATGAAAGAAAAAGAAAGGGCAAGCCAACCCTTGGTATAAGGATAAAATTACTTTCCAAAGGATGCGGTGGAAATGAATACGGTATGGAGTACGTTGAAGAAGCAGAACAATGTGATGAAATGCTAGAGCTAGCACAACCTCCTATGGGAAAGGTGTCATTGTTTGTTGATCCAAAAACGATGCTTAGGATTATTGGAACCAAAATAGACTATGAAGAAACAAAATTCAAAAGTGGGTTCGTTTTTAAAAATCCCAGAGAGAAAGGAAGATGTGGATGTGGTAAAAGTTTTTACTATTGA
- the iscU gene encoding Fe-S cluster assembly scaffold IscU yields MAYSDSVLNHYNNPRNVGTIDKNKKNVGTGLVGAPACGDVMRLQIEVDNNGCIVDAKFKTFGCGSAIASSSLATEYLIGKSIEEAEKIKNTEIASTLCLPPIKMHCSMLAEDAIKAAIKDFREKQVTSSTEEAGNENTENKS; encoded by the coding sequence ATGGCTTATAGTGATTCCGTATTAAATCATTACAACAATCCAAGAAATGTTGGTACAATTGACAAGAACAAAAAAAATGTAGGAACCGGCTTAGTGGGTGCTCCAGCCTGCGGGGATGTAATGAGATTACAGATCGAAGTTGATAATAACGGTTGCATTGTAGACGCAAAGTTCAAAACCTTTGGTTGTGGTTCAGCGATAGCATCAAGCTCCTTAGCAACAGAGTACCTGATCGGGAAAAGCATCGAGGAAGCCGAAAAAATCAAGAATACTGAGATCGCATCTACTTTGTGTCTCCCACCGATAAAAATGCACTGCTCAATGCTGGCAGAGGATGCAATCAAAGCTGCTATCAAAGATTTTAGAGAGAAACAGGTGACTTCTAGCACTGAGGAGGCAGGTAACGAAAATACAGAGAACAAAAGCTAA
- a CDS encoding IscS subfamily cysteine desulfurase — MKLPVFLDNQSTTKPDPEVIEAMVSLFDRPCNPHSRTHSYGWHAEAAVENAREKIAHLIGASSKDIVFTSGATESNNLAIKGVANFYRSNEKNHIITLSTEHKCVLDSCRNLETSGIEVTYLPVEKNGIVNLDVLKKAIKPSTMMVSIMAANNEIGVLQPLKEIGQICREAEIIFHTDAAQAFGKIQLDVEEMQISLMSISGHKIYGPMGIGALYIRRKNPRIRVTPLFSGGGQERGIRSGTLPTPLIVGFGKAAEIAARVMEEENKRVKFLANKLYEIIKAGIPDIVLNGDLSRRLPGNLNISFPYVEGESIIMAIPEISVSSGSACTSASLEPSYVLKALGVAEDLAHSSIRFSVGRYNTEEEIIMAGELLVKQVIRLREMSPLWEMAQEGIDLNSIKWDTS; from the coding sequence ATGAAGTTGCCAGTATTCCTTGATAATCAATCCACAACAAAACCTGATCCAGAAGTCATTGAGGCAATGGTCAGTCTCTTTGATCGTCCTTGCAATCCACATTCGAGAACACATTCATATGGATGGCATGCCGAAGCTGCTGTGGAAAATGCACGTGAAAAAATTGCACACCTTATTGGTGCTTCTTCTAAAGACATCGTTTTTACATCTGGTGCAACAGAATCAAATAATTTAGCTATCAAGGGGGTGGCTAATTTTTATCGTTCAAATGAAAAAAATCACATAATTACCCTCTCTACAGAGCATAAATGCGTCCTGGACAGTTGCAGAAACTTAGAAACAAGTGGAATCGAAGTAACTTACCTTCCAGTTGAGAAAAACGGCATCGTAAATTTGGACGTACTCAAAAAAGCCATAAAACCATCAACTATGATGGTGTCTATAATGGCTGCAAATAACGAAATAGGTGTCTTGCAACCGCTCAAAGAGATCGGGCAAATATGTAGGGAAGCGGAGATAATCTTTCACACAGATGCAGCGCAAGCCTTTGGTAAAATCCAGCTCGATGTGGAAGAAATGCAGATCTCCCTTATGAGCATTTCTGGTCATAAGATATACGGCCCAATGGGCATTGGAGCACTTTATATTCGCAGAAAAAACCCTAGGATAAGGGTGACACCGCTGTTCAGTGGAGGTGGTCAAGAGAGAGGTATTCGCTCCGGTACACTTCCTACTCCTTTGATTGTTGGTTTCGGAAAAGCAGCAGAAATTGCAGCAAGGGTCATGGAGGAAGAAAACAAGAGAGTGAAGTTTTTAGCAAATAAACTGTATGAAATAATCAAGGCAGGAATACCAGATATCGTTCTGAACGGAGATCTCTCAAGAAGGCTACCTGGCAACCTTAATATCAGTTTCCCTTATGTTGAGGGGGAATCAATAATCATGGCGATCCCAGAGATATCTGTTAGCTCCGGATCTGCGTGCACATCAGCATCATTAGAGCCATCCTACGTTCTGAAAGCACTTGGAGTTGCAGAAGACCTCGCCCACTCATCAATACGCTTTTCGGTTGGTAGGTACAACACAGAGGAAGAAATAATCATGGCTGGTGAGTTGCTTGTGAAACAAGTCATTCGCCTGCGTGAGATGAGCCCTCTATGGGAAATGGCCCAAGAAGGGATAGATCTTAACTCAATAAAATGGGATACGAGCTAG
- a CDS encoding aminotransferase class V-fold PLP-dependent enzyme, which translates to MLTAKTRYAIAASIDIALHSKGRKYVKTSEIASRQKISEKFLELILPPLKKQGILESLLGPGGGYRLAKEPDTIFLMQILKAVADTPKITRCGGDGQQSCTGEAKKCCTHNLWVVLEKRFNNFFESVTLQDIISDDVLRQEKNMHNGSILESHQEDIIYMDNNATATPFRYAVEKACILLKLPYNASSIHRRGQAAREVIEEARRLIKKNLILEENYELVFTASGTEANNMLFHNASDYHHIVCSTDHSSTLKVANNPIKVDVDENGIIKLESLKRALLENHGQKLVSLCLANSETGVIQPLDLIMEIAKKHGALVHTDATQAISRIYCRLNETQPDFITFSAHKMGGIIGAGCLVYRKYLSKELKPLILGGGQERNLRSGTENLAAIAAFGNASTFINTSIKNMKNIRSLRDYMEDEISKRMKSAVIVGQKAQRLPNTSCIIIPEIDGTTQLMHFDMHGICVSNGSACSSGQPEASHVLLAMGFDNNMAKSAIRISLGISNTKEEVKKLVSTWEILYNIRA; encoded by the coding sequence ATGCTCACAGCCAAAACAAGGTATGCGATTGCAGCATCTATTGATATCGCATTGCACTCAAAAGGTAGAAAATACGTAAAAACCTCAGAGATTGCATCAAGACAAAAGATATCTGAGAAATTCCTTGAGTTAATTTTACCACCCCTGAAAAAACAAGGAATTTTAGAGTCTCTACTGGGTCCTGGAGGCGGCTATAGACTTGCTAAAGAGCCCGACACAATCTTTTTGATGCAAATCCTCAAAGCCGTGGCTGATACTCCTAAAATAACTCGTTGTGGTGGTGATGGGCAGCAAAGCTGTACGGGAGAAGCAAAAAAATGCTGCACCCATAATCTATGGGTTGTTCTAGAGAAAAGGTTCAATAATTTTTTTGAGTCTGTGACGCTTCAGGACATCATATCAGACGATGTTCTAAGACAAGAAAAGAACATGCACAATGGATCAATATTGGAATCCCATCAAGAAGACATCATATACATGGATAATAATGCCACAGCCACTCCTTTCCGGTATGCAGTAGAGAAAGCATGTATCCTCTTAAAATTGCCATATAATGCATCCTCAATTCACAGACGGGGACAAGCAGCCAGAGAAGTTATTGAAGAAGCCCGTAGACTGATAAAGAAAAATCTCATCCTCGAAGAAAACTATGAACTTGTATTCACTGCTTCTGGAACAGAAGCAAATAATATGCTTTTCCATAATGCAAGCGATTACCACCATATAGTTTGCAGTACAGACCACAGTTCGACGCTTAAAGTTGCCAATAACCCTATTAAAGTCGATGTTGATGAAAATGGTATTATCAAACTTGAAAGTCTAAAAAGAGCCCTATTGGAAAACCATGGTCAAAAATTAGTGTCGCTGTGTCTAGCAAATAGCGAAACTGGAGTTATACAACCCCTAGACCTCATAATGGAAATTGCAAAAAAGCATGGGGCATTGGTACATACGGACGCTACACAAGCCATTTCCAGAATTTATTGTAGACTTAATGAGACACAACCAGATTTCATTACCTTTTCTGCACACAAAATGGGAGGCATTATTGGTGCCGGGTGCCTTGTTTACAGGAAATATCTTTCGAAAGAACTGAAACCACTCATCCTAGGAGGAGGACAAGAAAGAAACCTCAGAAGCGGAACAGAAAATCTCGCTGCGATAGCTGCATTTGGAAATGCATCAACGTTTATTAATACCTCTATAAAAAATATGAAAAATATAAGATCTTTGAGAGATTACATGGAGGATGAGATATCAAAACGCATGAAGTCGGCTGTCATAGTGGGCCAGAAAGCTCAAAGACTTCCGAACACAAGTTGCATCATCATCCCAGAAATTGACGGGACAACTCAATTAATGCATTTCGATATGCATGGAATATGCGTCAGCAATGGATCAGCATGTTCATCCGGACAGCCGGAAGCATCTCATGTGCTGCTCGCAATGGGCTTTGACAATAATATGGCTAAGTCAGCAATTAGAATAAGCTTAGGGATTTCAAATACAAAAGAAGAAGTGAAAAAGCTTGTATCAACATGGGAGATATTGTACAACATTAGGGCGTAA
- a CDS encoding ABC transporter permease yields the protein MQKVLLNGLILLFFAPTLSLILPSFSAYGFGCASCRLFGEYLLNTLVLLSGVGFLTFVFGVGSACAVTFLRFPGRELLRMLLFFPIAVPGYIMALSYVQFFGFSSEFSSFFRDVLGVQHLLRINSLYGAIFVMSVAFYPYVYILCLARISSIGGAIAIARSCGKSFLSTMLEVVIPIARPAIVGGITLVLMEVVSDFGIMQFFGLQTFVTGIYRKWFLLNDVIGASRLVLFLLLFVVGIIFLEKLLRQGAVYSNVMGDPRAGFCWHIKGYKAVVVPLLLFLLPLFGLIFPIVSLMILSVGAVPDYRLLSLAFESIQIALIVSFFTILVASFFVYMEKKKKIGATAFQLSNLGYSVPGLVVGMGIINFFASGSSFLSYIPLPGLHLFTIGTFTALVYAYVFRFLALGSNSIKSGMEKIPNEIPWTMRLVGKSGFIDTVCVYSPMLVGCLVSAAMFIFLDTFKELPLTLLVRPFNFETMSTRVYELVMDERYEDAAMPALIMTAICIAITWLLTRGTYAGDLHNLKKRSRIGCFCDVCLGKNGCFD from the coding sequence ATGCAAAAGGTACTGCTTAATGGACTGATTCTCCTATTTTTTGCTCCTACACTTTCACTGATTCTACCATCATTCAGTGCATACGGGTTTGGCTGTGCTTCTTGTCGGTTATTTGGTGAGTACCTACTCAATACTCTTGTACTACTTTCTGGGGTGGGCTTTTTAACTTTTGTTTTTGGAGTTGGTTCTGCTTGTGCCGTGACGTTTTTGCGCTTTCCAGGTCGGGAGCTGCTAAGAATGCTGTTATTTTTCCCGATCGCTGTCCCAGGCTACATAATGGCGCTTTCCTATGTGCAGTTCTTTGGATTTTCTTCTGAGTTTTCAAGTTTCTTTAGGGATGTTCTTGGTGTGCAGCACTTACTGAGAATCAACTCTTTATACGGAGCGATTTTTGTTATGAGTGTTGCCTTTTACCCATATGTTTACATATTGTGTTTAGCTAGGATTTCTTCCATTGGCGGGGCAATAGCAATAGCAAGAAGCTGCGGAAAATCTTTTCTTTCCACTATGTTAGAGGTTGTGATTCCAATAGCGAGACCAGCCATTGTTGGTGGAATCACACTCGTATTGATGGAAGTGGTTTCGGACTTTGGAATAATGCAATTTTTTGGTCTGCAGACATTTGTAACTGGTATATACAGGAAGTGGTTCCTACTGAATGATGTCATAGGTGCATCGAGGTTGGTTCTATTTTTGCTACTGTTTGTCGTAGGAATAATTTTCCTTGAGAAACTTCTAAGACAGGGTGCTGTTTATTCTAATGTCATGGGGGACCCACGTGCAGGCTTTTGTTGGCACATTAAGGGCTATAAAGCCGTTGTCGTTCCGCTTTTACTTTTCTTACTTCCGCTTTTTGGTTTAATTTTTCCAATAGTTTCGCTCATGATTTTAAGTGTTGGTGCCGTTCCAGATTATAGACTTCTATCTCTCGCTTTTGAGAGTATCCAGATTGCCTTGATAGTTTCTTTCTTTACGATTCTAGTTGCGTCTTTTTTCGTATATATGGAGAAAAAGAAAAAGATAGGGGCAACAGCCTTTCAGCTGTCTAATTTGGGATACTCGGTTCCTGGACTAGTTGTAGGAATGGGCATAATAAACTTTTTTGCTAGCGGTTCGTCATTTCTATCATATATACCACTACCAGGATTACACCTTTTTACTATTGGGACCTTTACAGCGTTGGTTTATGCATACGTCTTTCGGTTTCTTGCCCTAGGTTCTAACAGCATAAAATCTGGCATGGAAAAAATACCCAATGAGATTCCTTGGACGATGAGGCTTGTAGGAAAAAGTGGTTTCATCGACACAGTGTGCGTTTATTCGCCAATGTTGGTCGGGTGTTTGGTGAGTGCTGCCATGTTTATTTTTCTTGATACGTTTAAAGAACTGCCATTGACTTTACTTGTTAGACCCTTCAATTTCGAGACAATGTCCACTCGTGTATACGAGCTTGTCATGGATGAAAGATATGAAGATGCTGCTATGCCAGCACTCATAATGACGGCTATATGTATTGCAATAACGTGGCTTCTTACGCGCGGTACGTACGCTGGAGATTTGCATAATCTTAAAAAACGATCTAGAATCGGGTGTTTCTGCGATGTTTGCTTAGGTAAGAATGGTTGTTTCGATTGA
- a CDS encoding 50S ribosomal protein L25 codes for MVVSIECIPRTSFGRNSANVLRRSGFVPAVIYGKERENINVAISVRDVSKHFAVLSGSGVVELSCEGKVYKVVPKAYELHPVSSVVLHLDFVFAGEHASKFQVPLNFVNSGKSEAIRLGAMLNIVKRTVLVRCTAANLPKSIPVDIENAKVGDSIKFSDLVFPDGVVPLARDANSVVATVVGKKVKAGTVAATA; via the coding sequence ATGGTTGTTTCGATTGAGTGTATTCCTAGAACTAGTTTCGGGAGAAATAGCGCGAATGTTTTGCGCAGGTCTGGGTTTGTGCCGGCTGTTATCTATGGTAAAGAGCGAGAAAATATAAACGTTGCCATTTCCGTTAGAGATGTAAGTAAGCATTTTGCAGTCTTATCGGGTAGTGGAGTTGTTGAGTTATCTTGCGAGGGAAAGGTATATAAGGTAGTCCCTAAAGCATATGAGCTCCACCCAGTTTCTTCTGTTGTGCTGCACTTGGATTTTGTTTTCGCTGGTGAACATGCTTCGAAGTTTCAAGTTCCGCTCAATTTTGTAAACTCTGGAAAGTCCGAGGCAATAAGGCTTGGTGCAATGCTCAATATAGTCAAGCGGACAGTTCTTGTCAGGTGTACGGCAGCGAATCTTCCTAAGAGTATTCCTGTAGATATAGAAAACGCTAAGGTAGGTGACTCAATCAAGTTCTCTGATCTAGTTTTTCCTGATGGAGTTGTGCCACTTGCGAGAGATGCAAATTCGGTTGTTGCGACGGTTGTAGGTAAGAAAGTTAAGGCTGGTACTGTGGCTGCTACCGCGTAA
- the pth gene encoding aminoacyl-tRNA hydrolase — MSEFRTFVLCGLGNPGLRYAQTRHNLGFMLIDYVRYTFSFPEFLPKFSGLLSSGRVSSFLLYLFKPVAFMNNSGRPLVQLVNFYKVELENVIVFHDDIDLDFAKVKIKRGGGSGGHNGLKSLDFNLGRDYWRFRFGVGRGVGDPAEHVLSRFTALELERLNKLFGFIGTNLPLLLSDIATRKEKFLNEYKCCSQ; from the coding sequence ATGTCCGAGTTTCGCACGTTTGTTCTGTGTGGCTTGGGTAACCCGGGACTGCGGTATGCGCAGACGCGGCATAACCTTGGGTTCATGCTTATTGATTACGTTAGGTATACCTTTTCTTTTCCGGAGTTTCTTCCGAAATTTTCAGGGCTCTTGTCTTCGGGACGGGTCTCTTCCTTTCTTTTGTACTTATTCAAGCCAGTAGCCTTTATGAATAATTCAGGTAGGCCGCTCGTACAGCTGGTCAACTTTTATAAAGTTGAGCTGGAGAATGTAATTGTCTTTCATGATGATATAGATCTTGATTTTGCCAAAGTGAAGATAAAAAGGGGTGGAGGCTCTGGAGGTCATAATGGACTGAAATCTCTTGATTTTAACTTGGGTAGAGATTATTGGAGGTTTCGCTTCGGTGTTGGAAGAGGTGTTGGTGACCCGGCTGAACATGTTTTGTCACGTTTTACTGCGTTGGAGTTGGAGCGTCTGAATAAGTTATTTGGATTTATTGGTACGAATCTTCCTCTTCTTTTAAGTGATATTGCTACGCGCAAAGAAAAGTTCCTCAATGAATACAAGTGCTGCAGTCAGTAA
- the gshA gene encoding glutamate--cysteine ligase — translation MDRHFSKISTNIGEIRRWCHSRISGKLLYLSADIRNARFKLAPVDVNIFPAGFHLLNKENQTLATRLISERYTGKTILLIIETHTRNTHYLSNVHTLKKLFEDAKNTVILGNPSDQKIENINTETFHIKDKRIITESGTTPDLIVLNNDMISLDPSVLLEVTQPCLPSPLLGWWKRTKTQYFPYYEKTVEEFSNTFELDPWLFYAYSEACDNINFDTQESLARLADVVDGIIQKIQKNYKQYGISSKPFVFIKANSGSYGMGILTASSGKEILSMNRKERKKLGTTKGNTAITSVIVQEGIETEEYYLNYPAETLMYSVLGKKIAFATRYNTKHDARQNLNSSGMHFSGHTPMKASQVQLEIVSDLIIIAAEKEAQSIDDKNVAALPHQAG, via the coding sequence ATGGATAGACATTTCTCAAAGATTTCTACGAATATAGGAGAAATCCGTCGGTGGTGCCACAGCAGAATTAGTGGAAAGTTGTTGTACCTCTCGGCAGACATAAGGAACGCTAGATTTAAACTTGCCCCGGTAGATGTAAACATCTTTCCAGCTGGATTCCACTTACTCAATAAGGAAAACCAGACACTCGCAACAAGGTTGATTAGTGAACGCTATACAGGAAAGACAATTTTACTAATCATAGAGACACATACCAGAAATACTCACTATTTAAGCAACGTTCACACACTGAAAAAATTATTTGAAGATGCAAAAAATACCGTTATTCTAGGAAATCCTAGCGACCAGAAAATAGAAAATATAAATACAGAAACTTTTCATATAAAGGATAAAAGAATCATCACGGAAAGTGGCACGACTCCGGATTTAATAGTACTAAACAACGACATGATCTCACTCGACCCTTCTGTCCTCCTAGAAGTAACCCAACCGTGCCTCCCTTCCCCATTACTAGGTTGGTGGAAAAGGACAAAAACTCAGTATTTCCCATACTATGAAAAAACGGTAGAGGAATTCTCCAATACTTTTGAGTTAGATCCGTGGTTATTCTATGCTTATTCAGAAGCTTGTGACAATATTAACTTTGACACTCAAGAAAGTCTCGCAAGGCTTGCAGATGTTGTAGATGGAATAATTCAAAAGATCCAGAAAAACTACAAGCAGTATGGAATATCGTCAAAACCGTTTGTTTTTATCAAAGCAAACAGCGGTAGTTATGGTATGGGGATCCTCACTGCAAGCAGTGGAAAAGAAATTCTCTCTATGAACAGAAAAGAGCGTAAAAAATTAGGAACCACTAAAGGTAATACTGCAATTACAAGTGTTATAGTCCAGGAAGGCATAGAAACGGAAGAATATTATCTAAACTACCCTGCAGAGACCCTTATGTACTCGGTTCTAGGGAAAAAAATTGCATTCGCAACACGCTATAATACGAAACATGATGCGCGACAAAACCTAAACAGCTCTGGAATGCATTTTTCTGGCCACACGCCTATGAAAGCAAGTCAAGTGCAACTAGAAATTGTAAGTGATCTTATCATTATCGCAGCAGAAAAGGAGGCCCAATCCATAGACGATAAAAACGTCGCCGCACTACCGCATCAAGCTGGTTAA
- the coaE gene encoding dephospho-CoA kinase (Dephospho-CoA kinase (CoaE) performs the final step in coenzyme A biosynthesis.) codes for MKAIGVTGRMASGKTYFSSILSRSLRCKVFDADKVVHSLYRENVTLIRAINDILGCRNAQREINRRQLLSCIIERPNLLEKIEKIVHPIVKEKTDAFIKLCRRRRMSTIILDIPLLFRIGAEKLCDSIFFLQTSDSARSNRLKRRCHYSAKLDALGKVKFQQRNKYSRKVIVISSGLAKCELYKYTQFVQTKGRATSLEQ; via the coding sequence ATGAAAGCGATCGGTGTCACGGGAAGGATGGCTTCGGGCAAAACGTATTTTTCCTCTATTTTATCCCGTTCACTGCGCTGTAAAGTATTTGATGCAGATAAAGTCGTCCATTCCCTTTACAGAGAAAATGTCACATTGATAAGAGCAATAAATGATATTCTTGGATGTAGAAATGCTCAAAGAGAAATAAATCGGAGACAGCTTCTTTCTTGCATTATTGAGCGACCCAATCTACTAGAGAAGATTGAAAAGATTGTTCATCCAATAGTTAAAGAAAAAACGGATGCGTTCATTAAGCTATGTAGAAGGAGAAGGATGAGTACAATTATCTTGGACATTCCACTCTTGTTCAGGATCGGCGCAGAAAAACTTTGCGATAGCATCTTCTTTCTCCAAACAAGTGACAGCGCTAGATCGAACCGCCTAAAACGGCGGTGTCATTACTCAGCAAAACTAGATGCACTAGGTAAGGTGAAATTCCAACAACGGAACAAATATAGTAGAAAAGTTATTGTAATTTCATCTGGTCTAGCAAAATGTGAACTCTACAAGTACACTCAATTCGTGCAGACGAAAGGGAGAGCAACCTCGTTAGAACAATAA
- a CDS encoding NAD kinase gives MFYSSSGSEKATSVAAFISSRYGIKCIDAPEAVDPSMILALGGDGFMLDTLHSTIETQIPVYGINCGNVGFLLNKFHPNHLLEDIESAGTHILPILNAELFDGKGSRMVNAINDCYFLRSHTKAAKLGITVDGEILTESFVGDGLIISTPTGSTAYNSAIGGAVLSLSSNCIILTGINAFTPKGFKSLVLPRDSIIEIKIHHHDRRPVIAAADAQVFLGVERARISIDKKKTVSVLFAASESLHKKIMMAQFR, from the coding sequence GTGTTTTATTCTTCTTCTGGCTCAGAAAAGGCAACATCTGTTGCCGCGTTTATTAGTTCGCGTTACGGAATAAAGTGCATTGACGCTCCAGAGGCAGTAGACCCATCGATGATTCTCGCTTTAGGCGGAGATGGATTCATGCTTGATACTCTGCATAGCACAATAGAAACCCAGATACCTGTTTATGGGATAAATTGCGGGAATGTTGGCTTTTTACTGAACAAATTTCATCCAAACCACTTACTCGAAGATATAGAAAGCGCAGGCACCCATATCCTACCCATTCTAAATGCTGAGCTTTTCGATGGAAAGGGCAGTAGGATGGTAAATGCGATAAATGATTGTTATTTCCTTAGAAGCCACACAAAAGCAGCAAAGCTCGGGATAACGGTGGACGGAGAAATCCTTACCGAGAGTTTTGTCGGGGACGGGCTGATCATCTCAACTCCCACAGGAAGTACAGCTTATAATTCAGCTATAGGTGGAGCAGTGTTATCACTCAGCTCAAATTGCATAATCCTAACAGGAATTAATGCATTTACACCAAAAGGATTTAAGAGTCTTGTCCTACCAAGAGATAGTATAATAGAAATCAAAATCCACCACCATGATAGAAGGCCTGTGATTGCTGCAGCGGACGCACAAGTCTTTTTAGGAGTAGAAAGAGCAAGAATATCCATAGATAAAAAGAAGACTGTTTCCGTGTTGTTTGCAGCCAGCGAGAGTCTCCATAAAAAAATTATGATGGCCCAATTCCGTTGA
- the grxC gene encoding glutaredoxin 3, with translation MNHKVVIYVKEFCPYCSRAKELLDRKGVLYTVVDITNDPDLAVVMMERSGGRKTVPQVFINDVCVGGFDDLNSLNESGKLNELLFLNNQ, from the coding sequence ATGAATCACAAGGTCGTAATATATGTGAAAGAATTTTGTCCTTACTGTAGCAGGGCGAAGGAGTTGCTCGACAGAAAAGGTGTCTTGTACACGGTAGTGGACATTACCAATGATCCGGATCTAGCCGTAGTTATGATGGAAAGATCAGGTGGGAGGAAGACTGTTCCCCAAGTTTTCATTAATGACGTGTGTGTAGGTGGCTTTGATGATCTCAACAGCCTAAACGAGAGTGGCAAGCTCAATGAGCTCTTATTTTTGAACAATCAGTAA
- a CDS encoding HIG1 domain-containing protein, with translation MYLLLALLLATFLVLIIGVLSMLSGNKKSGNTLMLLRVILQFFTIVLLVAIFILK, from the coding sequence GTGTACCTATTACTGGCTTTACTTTTAGCTACTTTTCTTGTTCTGATTATCGGAGTTTTATCCATGCTTTCGGGCAACAAAAAATCGGGAAATACCCTAATGCTCCTTAGGGTGATTTTGCAATTTTTCACGATTGTTTTGCTAGTCGCGATATTCATCTTGAAATAG